In Rosa rugosa chromosome 4, drRosRugo1.1, whole genome shotgun sequence, the genomic stretch TTTTGTTTACTTTGACATTTCCAGTGTTTCTCATGAGTTACTAATTTGTGATAGCAAAGTACAGTGTTTGGTTTTGGAGTTATATGATTTTCTTTTGCATACAAttcttgttgtaggaaaccaaAGATAATGTTTATTTTATGAAACAAACCGTGGGCAATGCTTGTGGAACTATTGGACTTCTGCATGCTGTTGGAAACATCACTTCAGAGATCAAACTTGGTGAGTTATTCAGAATTTTCTTGTTATTGATGAGTTCCTATTATAATTGTGCATGGTAGATATGCATTGTCCATCATTGGAGTGTATTCATTGCACACAAGTAATTTGATCACTGTAGTGAATAATAGATTGTAAGGTTTGTCATATTTTTGTGAGTGTCTTTCTGCCTTGGAAATCTTAACTTCTTTTGGATTCCTGTGCTTGCAATTGAGGAAGACACCAGGGTTGCCATCCCCATAGAAATCAGGAAATTTCAATTTCACACCTTTTAATCCTTTAAATAATCTTGGTTCCTCCTTCATGGGGGCTGAAGATGATGAATCAGCATTCCCTATTTCTATTCACATGTGGTCTAAGCATATTTTCTTGTGTGCGCTTTTGAAAACTAACTCAATGAGTGTCTTCTTATTGCCTTCATTATCTTGAGTTGAAACAAAGCTTAAACTTTAGATGAATGTTCAGCATTTGTAACCACGTATTTGAAGTACAGCAATGGAGAGGAATTTTGCTCTGATAACAATTTATTGTGGGTGTTGCTATGATTCTGGTGCGCATTGTATGATAGACATTTAGGAATATTGTACTTTTAGAGAACAAATTGAGAGAAAGACTGTAGAACGACAAGAAAGGAGAAGGTACAGGTGATATTAAGGGAAAACAGACCGTTCAATCCTAGAAATAGCCTAAGGCACATTAAGATTCTCAAGACTCAATGATAGGATTATGTTACccaattttttattatattattgTTAGCAttagtactagtactagtactagtatTGTTATTATATTTTCCCTCAATCTTGTACTACCATGGACATTTCAATTTAGACCCAAATAGGGCTTATTATGTTTGGACCAATGGTCCAAAGCGGAAGCTTTCTAGCTGAGCAGTAGCTAGTTCATTACGCTCTTTCCTGAAACTAGGCAGCTCTATATACCAACACTGTCCAGAACCTAGGTAGTTGTAGATACTAATTTTTGCCTAGAATAACACTTGGGGAGGAAAAAGAGGCAGTTCTTGATACCAACAATGTCCAGAACCTAGGTAGTTGTAGATACCAATTTTTGCCTACAATAACACTTGGGGGGAAGAAAAAGAGGCAGGTCTAGACACCAACAATGTCCTGAAACTAGGCAGTTCTAGACACCGTACTGTTGCCTTGATTAACAGCTATATTTTTCTGAAGAATGTCTGTTTATTGAGAACATGTTTCCCTGGCAGAGCCAAATTAGTGTTTTCATCTTTTTTGGGATTGTTGCTTCATTTCCTTTAGATTTCATGACAGTAGTTGATTTGTCTTTTTTGTCTGCATTTGTCTTGTTCCAGTTGACGGGTCATTCTTGGATAGATTTTTTAAAAGTACTGCAAGCATGGATCCATTGGAGGTTCTTTACTCTCCCTATCATCTTTTCAGTCCTTTCAGTTTGACTGGTTGATATATAGCTGTAGTAATATTGTTCTTGCCTGACATTATCATCCATTTGTGATACCTATATAATCTATTTGTCCTGCTATGTAGCGTGCAGCATTCCTTGAAAATGACAATGAAATGGAAGTTGCTCATTCAGTAGCAGCTACTGCTGGTGACACAGAGGTGATATATTTTAAGTAGCAAAGTATTGCGGAGTAGCaatctatttctctctctcttttttttttccttttttgttggGTATAGGTGGCTTCTGCTCCTCATGCCATGCGCCTATTTTTCTTTCAGGCTTCAGATGACGTTGACACTCACTTTATCTGCTATGCATGTGTGGACGGTACAGATCTTTTTCTCtatacccccccccccccccccccccccccttttttttttgtctatcttgaaaaaaaagaagtattGTGACATGTAGGGGAACTATATGAGCTTGATGGGAGGAAGTCAGGTCCAATCTCTCACGGCCCGTCTTCACCAACCACTCTATTGCAGGTATAAGAAAAGTCATTGTGCACTCTGATTTAAAAATAAGAGGAAAATGGCAAAACCTATATAAAGATCAAGGAAAGAGCAAGGAGAAGATAGATGAAAAAGTTAAGGTCCAATTGTTTTAAAATGAAGCTACAGAATTGAAAAGTTAGATCGTTTCTAATTTTAAGTCTAGTCTAATCTGTTATCTGGTTTATCCTTCTCTTTCCTTGGATTCATTGTACGATATATCTACttaatttgaaaacaaaacaaataaattatgCTAAAGTTTAGGGAGATTATGCTTTGATTATGAGTGCAAGTCTAGAAGAAATATTTGAGTCATAGTGCTGCAAGTCTGAAGCCACAGGCCGTAGCTCTTTATGGCAGGGTCAGTTAGAGTTAATGGTGCTGAGAATTGGCCTTTGTCTTAGAGTGTCAATCTGCTAGGAGGAGCATATATCTGTTCCCCTACTTTCATATCCATGTGTTTTGGAAAATTCAATCGAGCAATCTAACTTGATAATGCTTGCATCTTGTGGAGTTTTCTTAGACACAGCATTTCTTGAAATCATATATCCT encodes the following:
- the LOC133707169 gene encoding ubiquitin carboxyl-terminal hydrolase 3; the encoded protein is MASPYRTQSAKRWLPLEANPDVMNQFLWGLGLQEDEAECYDVYGLDGELLEMVPKPVLAVLFLYPLTPKTEEERMMQLNEKQETKDNVYFMKQTVGNACGTIGLLHAVGNITSEIKLVDGSFLDRFFKSTASMDPLERAAFLENDNEMEVAHSVAATAGDTEASDDVDTHFICYACVDGELYELDGRKSGPISHGPSSPTTLLQDAAKVIQGMIQKNPESLNFNVIAISKKSGGFS